From Sporichthyaceae bacterium, a single genomic window includes:
- a CDS encoding DUF5615 family PIN-like protein has translation MNEPSAKVKLDEHLPRSLAAALTARGIDADTVTDEGLSGATDPEVLAAAGREGRIVLTLDRGFGDIRAYPPGTHPGIVVFRIDDQSAPAVSATVLHLVDGHDLADLAGAITVVQGGLLRIRR, from the coding sequence GTGAACGAACCCTCGGCGAAGGTCAAACTGGACGAACACCTCCCTCGGAGCCTCGCCGCAGCCCTGACCGCGCGTGGGATCGATGCCGACACTGTCACCGACGAAGGACTCTCCGGAGCCACCGACCCCGAAGTTCTCGCGGCCGCCGGCCGCGAAGGGCGCATCGTTCTCACCCTGGACCGCGGCTTCGGCGACATCCGCGCCTACCCGCCCGGCACACACCCCGGCATCGTCGTGTTCCGGATCGACGACCAATCCGCCCCTGCCGTCAGCGCCACGGTGCTGCATCTGGTCGACGGCCACGACCTCGCCGACCTGGCCGGGGCGATCACCGTGGTCCAGGGCGGACTGCTCCGGATCCGCCGGTAG
- a CDS encoding CbbQ/NirQ/NorQ/GpvN family protein, with protein sequence MTDRPFYMTQGAEEEVFKSAYRQGLSILLKGPTGCGKTRFVEAMAHDLGRELITVACHEDLTAADLVGRYLLQGGETVWVDGPLTRAVREGAFCYLDEVVEARQDTVVVLHPLADHRRRLPIERIGVTLDAAPGFCLVISYNPGYQSVLKDLKDSTRQRMVAIEMGFPPAAVEARIVAHEARLDRPTADLLVRIGGVIRELRTAGLREVASTRVLIAAGKLISDGVPARTAILAAVTGPLTDDHALTRGLVELVDAYLAGGSA encoded by the coding sequence ATGACCGATCGGCCCTTCTACATGACGCAGGGCGCTGAGGAGGAAGTTTTCAAATCCGCATACCGGCAAGGGCTCTCGATCCTGCTCAAGGGACCGACCGGCTGCGGGAAGACCCGATTCGTCGAGGCGATGGCCCACGACCTCGGCCGCGAACTGATCACCGTCGCCTGTCACGAAGACCTCACCGCCGCTGATCTGGTGGGGCGCTACCTCCTGCAGGGTGGCGAGACGGTATGGGTCGACGGACCGCTGACCCGAGCGGTCCGTGAGGGCGCCTTCTGTTACCTGGACGAGGTCGTCGAGGCGCGTCAGGACACCGTCGTGGTGCTGCATCCGTTGGCGGATCACCGGCGCCGGCTGCCGATCGAACGGATCGGGGTCACCCTCGACGCCGCGCCGGGATTCTGCCTGGTGATCTCCTACAACCCCGGTTATCAGAGCGTGCTCAAGGATCTCAAGGACTCGACCCGCCAACGCATGGTCGCCATCGAGATGGGCTTCCCGCCCGCCGCCGTCGAGGCCCGGATCGTTGCTCATGAAGCGAGGCTCGACCGGCCGACCGCCGACCTACTGGTCCGCATCGGCGGGGTGATCCGCGAGCTGCGGACCGCCGGGCTGCGCGAGGTTGCCTCCACCCGCGTCCTGATCGCAGCAGGCAAGCTGATCTCCGACGGCGTGCCGGCGCGGACCGCGATCCTCGCTGCCGTGACCGGACCGCTGACCGACGATCACGCGCTCACCCGCGGCCTGGTCGAGCTGGTCGACGCCTACCTTGCCGGAGGCTCCGCGTGA
- a CDS encoding type II toxin-antitoxin system VapC family toxin, giving the protein MSPVVVDNSVVLYVLLEGSRDDVLRRRLSEPRTLHAPHLIDYEFGNALRGLRLGGRISDRLTQQVRADFADLRIERHPGATTADRAWQLRKNYTCYDAAYIALAEMLDCPLLTGDAKLHGPHRAQVEVVGQ; this is encoded by the coding sequence GTGAGCCCAGTCGTCGTGGACAACTCGGTGGTCCTCTACGTCCTGCTGGAGGGCAGTCGTGACGACGTGCTGCGGCGTCGGCTCTCGGAACCACGCACGCTGCACGCCCCGCACCTGATCGACTACGAATTCGGGAACGCTCTGCGCGGCCTGCGACTCGGTGGTCGGATCAGCGACCGACTGACGCAACAGGTCAGGGCCGACTTCGCGGATCTGCGCATCGAACGCCATCCGGGGGCGACGACCGCAGACCGTGCGTGGCAACTGCGCAAGAACTACACCTGCTACGACGCGGCGTACATCGCGCTGGCCGAAATGCTCGATTGCCCACTACTGACTGGGGATGCGAAGCTCCACGGCCCCCACCGCGCGCAGGTAGAAGTTGTCGGCCAGTAA
- a CDS encoding TetR/AcrR family transcriptional regulator: MAGALACFQVGIQRTSMDDIARTAGVGRVTVFRRFDTKDQLVQIVVLRVMDEVTALIRAAFLAEKDLEKALTAALMASVRALRDHPLFVKVARTEPESLLQVLTTDGATVISTLRHSVGEWLGASGGGPLTTTTIGCGPT, from the coding sequence GTGGCCGGGGCTCTGGCGTGCTTCCAGGTCGGAATCCAGCGGACCTCGATGGATGACATCGCGCGAACCGCCGGAGTCGGGCGGGTGACGGTGTTCCGTCGGTTCGACACCAAGGACCAACTCGTTCAGATCGTGGTCCTACGGGTGATGGATGAGGTCACCGCCCTCATCCGCGCGGCGTTTCTCGCCGAGAAGGACCTGGAGAAGGCGCTGACCGCCGCCCTGATGGCCTCCGTGCGGGCTCTGCGCGACCACCCGCTCTTCGTGAAGGTCGCCCGGACCGAACCGGAATCCTTGTTGCAGGTCCTGACCACGGACGGGGCCACCGTCATCTCTACCCTTCGCCACTCGGTGGGCGAGTGGCTGGGTGCGAGCGGCGGTGGTCCGCTCACGACGACGACGATCGGATGCGGGCCTACCTAG
- a CDS encoding VWA domain-containing protein → MYLAPDAGHEQDLAALVVQTALLRAGSLAPELLSELTGRQRRRAVPRYLALEARRALSALAPAFPTMPVLAQFCSGATVTGSPRDSLRMALGRAEVPRPPAVFGVIRPRLVLELLGSEPDASGLADQETERSELEARQSRSKLLRRLAKGTDKRDDDRGGAHFFIGEGRVAEGARATTHVVVLPATLSPTEAGPGEDASRYPEWDVRRQEYRPQWCTVRELDPPGAVPVASDRPRSSELQSRLARLGVGLEHRRRRPQGDDIDLDAVVEAQVRMRRGEAADDGLYVENLRSRRSLAVLLLIDVSGSAAERGGRTRSVHEHQSEAAALLLEALNSLGDRVAAAAFRSHGRNSVELLRVKAFDDLLDGPVYARLAGLAPGGYTRLGAAIRHGTQVLDTRAGTERRLLVVLSDGFAYDDGYQGAYGEADAARALAEARGRGVGCLCISLGATTDAGDLKRVFGPAAHAAARQFEDLMPEIGRLFRAALAAADLQRRVAQRGRSTDSDEGVA, encoded by the coding sequence GTGTACCTCGCGCCTGACGCGGGGCACGAACAGGACCTGGCCGCACTGGTGGTGCAGACGGCGCTGCTGCGCGCCGGGAGCCTCGCGCCTGAGCTGCTCAGTGAACTGACGGGTCGTCAGAGGCGGCGTGCGGTCCCGCGCTATTTGGCCCTGGAAGCTCGGCGCGCGCTCTCGGCGCTCGCCCCGGCCTTCCCCACAATGCCGGTGCTCGCGCAGTTCTGCAGCGGCGCGACCGTGACCGGTTCGCCCCGCGACTCGCTGCGAATGGCGCTGGGCCGCGCGGAAGTACCCCGCCCGCCCGCGGTTTTCGGCGTAATCCGTCCACGGCTCGTACTCGAACTCCTGGGGTCCGAGCCCGATGCCTCGGGTCTTGCCGACCAGGAGACTGAGCGCAGCGAACTCGAGGCCCGCCAGAGCCGCTCCAAGTTGCTGCGACGGCTGGCCAAGGGCACGGACAAGCGCGACGACGACCGCGGTGGAGCGCATTTCTTCATCGGCGAAGGTCGCGTTGCCGAGGGCGCGCGCGCCACCACGCACGTCGTCGTCCTGCCGGCCACGCTGAGTCCCACGGAGGCCGGCCCCGGCGAGGACGCCTCTCGTTACCCGGAGTGGGACGTCCGTCGACAGGAGTACCGACCGCAGTGGTGCACCGTGCGGGAACTGGATCCGCCCGGCGCAGTGCCGGTGGCGTCGGACCGGCCCCGGAGTAGCGAACTGCAGTCCCGGCTGGCCCGACTCGGCGTGGGTCTCGAGCATCGCCGGCGCAGGCCGCAGGGCGATGACATCGATCTCGACGCGGTGGTCGAGGCGCAGGTGCGGATGCGCCGGGGTGAGGCGGCCGACGACGGCCTCTACGTCGAGAACCTCCGCAGCCGCCGCAGTCTCGCGGTGCTGCTGCTCATCGACGTCTCCGGGTCGGCTGCGGAACGCGGCGGTCGGACGCGCAGCGTCCACGAGCACCAGAGCGAGGCGGCCGCCCTCCTGCTCGAGGCGCTGAACAGCCTGGGGGACCGCGTCGCGGCGGCTGCCTTTCGCTCGCACGGCCGCAACAGCGTCGAACTGCTACGGGTAAAGGCTTTCGACGACCTACTGGACGGCCCGGTCTACGCCCGGCTGGCGGGCCTGGCGCCGGGGGGCTACACCCGGCTCGGCGCTGCCATCCGCCACGGGACCCAAGTGCTCGACACCCGAGCCGGCACCGAGCGGCGCCTCCTGGTGGTCCTGTCCGACGGCTTCGCCTACGACGACGGGTACCAGGGCGCCTACGGCGAGGCCGACGCCGCACGCGCACTCGCCGAGGCGCGAGGCCGCGGCGTGGGGTGTCTGTGCATCAGCCTCGGCGCCACCACGGACGCCGGGGACCTGAAGCGGGTGTTCGGCCCGGCGGCGCATGCCGCCGCACGGCAGTTCGAGGATCTGATGCCCGAGATCGGGCGGTTGTTCCGGGCCGCGCTGGCGGCCGCCGATCTACAGCGCCGGGTCGCACAGCGTGGGCGCAGCACCGATTCGGACGAAGGAGTCGCATGA
- a CDS encoding DUF433 domain-containing protein encodes MTQEQWARISSDPNVLHGQAVLSGTRIPVSVVLDCLATGMTVEQIVTEYPALDSTAVLAAIAYAAQLAREELIPLAPR; translated from the coding sequence ATGACGCAGGAGCAGTGGGCGCGCATCTCGTCGGACCCGAACGTGCTGCACGGTCAAGCCGTGCTGTCCGGAACGCGGATCCCGGTCAGCGTCGTCCTGGACTGCCTGGCCACAGGGATGACCGTTGAGCAGATCGTTACCGAATACCCGGCGCTGGACTCGACCGCGGTCCTAGCCGCCATCGCCTACGCAGCGCAGCTGGCCCGCGAGGAACTGATCCCCCTCGCCCCGCGGTGA
- a CDS encoding maleylpyruvate isomerase family mycothiol-dependent enzyme — protein MDSTGAPPRLDLPTVGAAADRVLDQVANLVGGLPDLTTPAIARWNAEQTAAHLIGVCSAYLEIARGEGSPYTDLNRVAQINEQRMATITARKPSELADRLQSLRPELAAVVDQPDGEVPGHAGEPLLRSSAAARILGEALVHGWDIARGAGRPWPMEPSDAALVFRSFLPFLPLFVDPVTTRGVTARFDVRLRKFPEARAVFAFQDGVLTVEGEPQGPVDCFLSGAPAPLILVVHRRVGLAGPILRGQMAAWGRKPWLGLRLVKFFDPP, from the coding sequence GTGGACTCCACTGGCGCGCCGCCCCGCCTCGACCTGCCAACCGTCGGCGCCGCGGCCGACCGGGTGCTGGACCAGGTGGCGAACCTGGTGGGTGGTCTGCCCGACCTGACCACCCCGGCAATCGCCCGGTGGAACGCGGAGCAGACGGCCGCGCACCTGATCGGCGTCTGCTCCGCCTACCTCGAGATCGCTCGCGGTGAGGGGTCGCCCTACACCGACCTGAACCGGGTCGCGCAGATCAATGAACAACGGATGGCCACGATCACCGCGCGTAAGCCGTCCGAACTCGCCGACCGGCTTCAGTCGTTGCGCCCCGAGCTCGCGGCGGTGGTGGATCAGCCGGACGGCGAAGTGCCGGGCCACGCCGGGGAACCGCTGCTTCGGTCGAGCGCCGCGGCGCGGATCCTCGGGGAAGCGCTGGTGCACGGTTGGGACATAGCGCGGGGCGCCGGCCGCCCCTGGCCGATGGAACCCTCCGACGCCGCGCTGGTCTTCCGGTCCTTCCTTCCGTTCCTGCCACTGTTCGTCGACCCCGTGACGACCCGGGGGGTGACCGCCCGGTTCGACGTCCGACTGCGCAAGTTCCCCGAGGCGCGCGCGGTATTCGCCTTCCAGGACGGCGTTCTGACGGTGGAGGGCGAGCCGCAGGGGCCGGTCGACTGTTTCCTCAGCGGCGCCCCGGCGCCGCTGATCCTGGTGGTGCATCGCCGAGTCGGTCTGGCCGGCCCCATCCTCCGCGGCCAGATGGCCGCCTGGGGCCGCAAGCCGTGGCTCGGCCTGCGACTGGTCAAGTTCTTCGACCCGCCCTGA